Genomic DNA from Lepeophtheirus salmonis chromosome 9, UVic_Lsal_1.4, whole genome shotgun sequence:
aacagcaaaatttatgaattaagtatgattaatacatataaaaaaacctgaATGCTTTAAATCAACCttatcaaattgaatttttatttaaatacaattttttttatattttgggttctcttttttcaaaattatagtaCATTTTTCCCCCTCATTTTGGTGGAAAAATCGCTCATATATCCTTCGTCTAGTAATGTTctttttggaatgaaaaaaacatataaaattaccCAGTGATGTTGGACTTCATTCTGCAAATCCTATACCCGTGTGAAACAGTTATCTTTTTGTAGTGGACCAAACTCATCCTGTctttaataaaagtttgttttgcACAAGTATCAATGGAAAATATTGGTTTATATCATTTATctatacctttattgtataccgcagcctttctttcaaaaagaaacagaaaaaagtccagaaattatctggtagttagccaaataagtcaatcataccaactgctatataGAATTGATAGAAATCGTAtgtataatggatttttttttaatgaacaacatggtaaacctgacaatttgaaaaaaagttatggaggagatcagctacgaTCAGAaatgacaagggaggagggtaagaaggaaataaataagggcaTTGGCAggatgtcaatccccaattctactctgagtccaaccaggactgacaattataactcccccacaaatcctcagggttactctccgtcatttatgggcacacaagaatgttcaatcaggggtttgaatataattgaaggtAGTCTgtaaggaagttcactactcaggaaataaataataatgacaaccgctaaggaatagaaaattaattctttagattatcaaattcaaaaaaaaaagcgccagaaaaaaaaaatcttacatcactaattattggcatattacaattttttaaatgtattacatatttatacgattatatttcatgatattaaaattctacatagtattttatttgaaactgtagtataattcatattattgttTAGTAATATTTAGTTTAAGTAGCTTACCTatacatttgaatttgtttaaaatagccaaaatttcgtcatgtaaataacaaaatggctaatatattcatatacatatatacgagGAGTAGTGCCCTCTTTTGAGTCTTTTTGTTTATTGGTACGATCCTCCGATTTCTTGACACCTACctaaaattgaagaatataataactaaaaaaataatgaatgatagacAGAGagtataataatacgttctagtcacacacTTCCTACTTTTAACTTCAAGCCTCTTGTCTCTTTCATGGAgcttatgaattatgatttatcAAGAAACTTGAGcaactcaaatgacgtagttagtagtaactaaaggacttttaaaacaattcaatctaaaacaTAGGGAAGAATATGTTCCTAAGGTAGTCGTCCTTATTCATCTCCCTTCACTAGGTGAAGACTGACTCCTTCACTCCCATTCCCGACTGGCTGCGTGCCtagctggaggaacatgtagcagcttctaattttaagccaatcagaattgagaactgcTTAaccctaccttccttgccttgagtgtccattCTTTGGCTAGAGTCCTTTAGTATTAACTAAGTAATTTCAGCTGTTATAGCTTCCATAAAGCagtatttttagctttttagaccgatacaacactaacGACGAGGGATCCAGAAGAAATAGTACTTATGTCCTTTTAGAAACACCATCGCTCTCATATTAGTTCTTCatcgtttttaaaatgaattacaccTTATTAAATTCTACATAGTATTTCATTCAATAGAGTATAATAATATTGCTTGGTTAGATACTTCAAGTATGAAGTAATCACTAGTCGTGTGCTCATATTAAACTTGAAGTATTCATTTATGCTTGTGTATGACagccaaaatataaataataaatgcccaatatagatatatactaCATAAACGATGGgagatcaacaaaaaattgtataactGTCCTTTTGAAAATGGAGCATAACTATAGAACAACTTATTAATTTGtgaattaatcaaaaagaataataaattataaaatagccatgtcgtatcaagtatttttgttttggtgAGGTGACGCCGTGAGATCAGTCCGAATGGAAGATTTAGTCTGGAtaggtctcatttaaaattatttctagaCCAATTccataaatgaattgttgaacATCAGCAAAATAGTATcattatatgaagttaaataccCGCATATCCCCCCATTCCACTTACACATATCTTGTCCCATCCACCTAGCCGTAGACCCCCAGCATGTGTTGCAtgcatagagataaaatacatagcgTGTTAATGTGAATAAGTAGTTGAAGttgttaaagaagaagaaatagttGGCCAAACATTGGAATTGTAGTAGTTATGTTAAAACATAGATGGCGCTTCAAATAATTCCATTTCTTTGACTTTAAGTGTTTATCCTAcatatttagtattaaaaaaatttatgtgtgtgtgtgtaatgTACGTCCTGCTTAGAAACACAATGATAAAAaagcatttatttcaaaaacagagacataTACACGTAAGTAGACagtaataaaagttgttcagaattcggAGTTACGTACATAGGGCTTTGTTTCATTATGATCATATCAGATTCCTAAGCTCTGGaggtcaagtttgttttttcgctaataagttgatttttttaataaactaagaTCGATTCCTCTTGtctcatagttttttttaaggtatggtttgtcgattcgaaaatgctctaaaaatccaaaatccaaaaaatgaattattttactaacggaaaaagggagaacgtatagtaaatatgaattttaaaaaaaggaattaggtaaatgaaggaagaagggGATTAGCGAGTTAATATTAGTATGcatcttcaatctttattatggttgaaaaaggaacatggcaagttagcaatggcaatgacaataaataaatcccaaggtcaaacatttgaaaaaattgctttatatttaccaaaattagtattttcacatggtcaattacatgttgcattttcaagattGTCAAAAGGGGGGACACGTTTGATTATATTTGCGTCAAATGAACAGAAAACAGCAAAAAACGtcgtatacaaggaggttttacaatagaaatttacctatcatataattatagtagatcgttttagcttagaattttaatataaataagctaaataatcaataaaaatctttttaatttttcattggctatctttaagatagcgttttcgcactaatttaaataaaatatttttatttgtttttcaaaatattaatgatggatttgggagattattttgaaaaaataattattgattcttaaattgaataaggtTCGTGAGTATCCTCGTAACTTTGGTCCCTTGAATCTTCTCACAGTCACGTTTTcccaaaagatataattttatggttatataaaattttgaaatagatttaattagccaacatgatcattaatagaataaagacctaattatttttaacaaaaataggtattttaacaatatagaaggtgcttcaaaatattttttcccctgttGACAAAAAGAGAAATTGTTTATATCAGTTtcaagattgaaataatatttaatatttatttctcaacagctttgaaagtattttatttttgaaatttgtacacAAACACAAATGTTTCAactataatttgacaaaatttcatgAAGCTAACATTAACCATCGATGCGATATTGTATCCTGAAAAAACATACGATAGACTGAAAGAAGCGGGAAAAAGGAATTTattgtttctttcaaaaaatcccAATTACTTTGACGCtgtcaaaaaaaagagaaggaaatattgacattacgaaaaaaaagagaaagggTACCatcaaataacattaattattacctttaaatctattttttttttttaatcgtttaacatacttaataaaaaagttatataaatttttccctGTGAAATGATggataacttaaaaatatacctataataaatatataaatacttttgtaaatcTTGAGAATTATTTAGCaagcccattttttttttttttttgaattagtaatatgaagaatgaattttcttttccgaagcaattgtcattattatttaattcctcctGAGTAGCGAACATCCTTTCcgaaatagattcaattatattcaaaacctgattaaacattagtgtctgctcataaaagacagagtataactctgaggatttgtcgCCCAATTCTGTGAGgtcacatatataaaatatgcataaatatgaGAATTCCTCAAACTTATCAAAAGATATCCTGAAGTTCCAATTTATGATTCTAAATCTTATCCATTTACAGAAAGACttaaataattgataagatATTGTACCCTCCGTAGTTGTCTAAATCAAATTGATAGTTCCTACAATTTATTCCCATCCAATCATCACTTTAGACAGACTTGGATTGATTTGTGCGAATTAAAAAAGTTGCTTTAATCAAAgacatcaaaaatttatggCAAACGTTTTAATGATGATAATTTAACATATTCAAGTTTAAAAGAGCAATTGACTTGTCAAGAATCATTAAAAAGGAGGCTAAAACCTGATgatcatgtaatttttttagaagatctATTAAAAGTGATCGATTAGAATCTGCTCAAGGCTCTGTGATATATTCCAATACCAAATCGCCCACTATGGAAGAATCAAAACATCAAAGAGAATGGAATCTTATCCAAAGCTAGAATTCATGGAAGAACCGTAGACAATCATAGAGTTAACTGATGaaccaatgaaggaaaaaaatgttgaatctacaattaaaaaatctatttgttcACCAAGGActacttctcaaaaaaaaaaaatgtctctaagtatcttggcttgaataataatttaatagagGGAATAATTGGTTTACTATTACGAACAGATTTTGGGCTTTTCCCCCTATTTCTTTTCATAGGAAAGGTTGCGTCATACACTAAAAGGTAAAATTCCTTTGATATCACTATCAGTTAGTTGtggtgataattttttaatcctcaaattgacaattataatatggttaatattaattagtaagAGTCCTGATAGTTTAACTAGCAAGAAAAACAAGAAGAGTAGAAAATGGTTGACAATTCAATCTCTAAGTGCATTTTATGAGtgatatgacatattttatatctctataatttgtcaaatcataaataatagtaatgaaTCGGGTGggaaaatatgacaaatgaatgattataatttatagagagaggtaaaaataggtaaaacatttcaaaaaacataTCACCCCATCCTCGTCTTACGTTAAAAACTTCCTAATTCTTCGTTATTCCggacccccccccccctcctccaaaataaataaaatgggcAGCTAGACCTAATTTACCTTAAACAAAATCAAGATGAAAGTCAAGCTCATTTCATCACTATTCATAATAAGACGCCATTTTGATGAGAGCGGGCGTGcttttccttgttttttaattgtatcatatcaaaaaatataggatGGAAGGTATGAAGggatttttgtacaaaagtacatttaaatggGTAGAAATGTTGTACAAGTATTGTGAAGGAAGCACAAGACCGTTTGGTTGAGTTGTCTGtgctttatttttccttttttttattattattatttactattatattatattgtgttGATGTCGAAGGTATGCTGTAGCAGCATGCAGCAGCAGAGTATGAAggtaaaagaagaagaagagtaataagctgagagagagagagagaaagaaaagaagaagaagagaagaatGAGTACTACTACTACTGCTAGCTAGATAGTAGATACtaagaaggaaagaaagaaaagagagGATCCAACAAACGTAAGTGTAGCTGGAGTCCCCCGTTCTATTTGTCGTACtcacaataacaataataaatataacaagaaGTTAGCCGGGCTTCAAGTTCAAGACGGATCTGATATTTGGAGTAAATTTCCCATAAATGAAGGCGATCATTGCACGGAATTTGATGAGGGATTGAAGTGAAacgtttattattaaaaggtgaGAGAAATTGACTTGTGCTTGACTCTCCGTCATTGGTCAAGGATTTATGTGAATCCTCCTCCATTTGCAGATTGAATCACTCATCCACATTCTTTGATCCCGCGACCCGGAAGAGAGTAAAGAAAGGACTCGAAGAGTGTTGAAGCTATGTCTAAAATGGGCAATTTTCGCGTGCCGAGCGGTAGCGGAGGTTCCCAGTCCGGAGGAGGGAATCCCAAGAAGAAGCGTCGAACGAGTACGAATACCTCAACCCCTGTGAGCAGCCACTCGATGTCCTCTGACATGGGCCCCCCTCCCCACATGATGGGCGATACGATGTTCGCCAACAATCCCTTTGATGACATTCCTCCCGGAATGGGCGGCCCCGGAGGAAACATGAACAATCCCATGAATTCCAATATGGGTCCCGGTGGAATGGGACCTGGTATGATGATGGGTCCACGAGGCCCAATGATGGCTCCTGGAATGATGGGACCTGGGGGTATGATGGGAGGTAAGGAAAGATATCTGAGTCCGTCTTCCCAATCTCATGTATTCTCTTTCGTAGGAGGAATGATGGGAGGTCCAGGGGGGCCCATGGGACCTGGAGGAATGATGGGACCAGATGGAATTATGATGGGTCCCAATGGGCCTATGTCTATGAATGGCCCTAATGGGCCTATGATGCACAATGGGCCTATGGGTCCTGGAGGAATGGGACCAGGGAGTATGGGTCCTGGAGGTATGGGACCTGGTGGTCCAGGAGGAATGGGGCCTGGGGGACCTAGTGGAATGGGACCTGGAGGTCCAGGCGGAATGGGACACGGAGGCATGGGGCCGGGAGGTCCAGGCGGAATGGGGCCGGGAGGACCTGGTGGTATGGGTCCAGGAGGACCTGGAGGTATGGGACCAGGAGGACCTGGTGGTATGGGACCAGGAGGACCTGGAGGAATGGGACCAGGAGGACCTGGTGGAATGGGTCCAGGAGGTATGGGTCATGGTGGTATGGGACCTGGAGGTCCAGGAGGAATGGGACATGGAGGTCCTGGTGGTATGGGACATGGAGGGATGGGACATGGAGGACTCGGCGGTATGGGACCTGGAGGCCCCGGTGGCATGGGGCCAGGAGGTCCCGGAGGCATGGGGCCAGGAGGTCCCGGAGGCATGGGCCCTGGTGGTATGAATCAGGGTGGGATTAATCATGGAAATATGGGTCCTGGAGGATCAGGTCCAATGGGACCTGGAGGAATCGGTATTGGTCCTGGAAGTCAAGGAGGAATGGGGCCTGGAGGAATGGGTCAAGGAAATATGAATTCTAACATGGGTCCTAACGGTCCTGGAAATGGAATGATGATGAACGGTCCAATGGGTCCTAATGGTCCTATGGGTCCACCTATGAGTATATCAGGTCCTATGGGATCAAGTGGTCAAATGCATAGTCCCATGGGTGTTAGCGGTCCAATGCATAGTCCCATGGGTGTTAGCGGTCCTATGCATAGTCCTATGGGTGCTAGTGGTCCAATGCATAGTCCCATGGGTCCAAATGGACCAATGCATAGTCCTATGGGTCATAGTATGCACTCACCAATGCCTCCATCTAGTACTCCCGGTATGACTATAAGTACTGGTCCAGGATCAGGCAGTCCTCATGGATCTCATCACGGAAGTGGCCCTCATACACCTCTTGGTCCCAGTAGCGGCGGTGGAAACAACGGTCCCATAGGAGTCAATCTAGGCCCACATAGTGGAGGTAACCCAGTTTGTAACAGCGGTCCAAACGGAAATAACTCGAGTAATAATGGACCAAATGGCCTCAATAGCAACAGTAACAGTAATCCTCCAAGTAACAGCAGTAATCACAACGTACCAATGGGACCGTCCTCTCACCCAGGAGTTAACATTCCTATGGGTCCTTCCTCAAATCCTGGTATGGGTGGAGGTCCTCCCCCTGGGCCTCCATCTCATGGAGGTCCCCCTTCGCACGGCGTTCCCAACTCATCACCCAGTCCCCTTtccatgtctaatgatattctTTATCCACCAGGACAACCCATGGTCTTTAATCCTCAGAATCCTAATGCTCCTCCTATCTATCCCTGCGGTATCTGTCGAAAGGAGGTACATGACAACGATCAAGCCATTTTATGTGAGTCCGGTTGTAACTACTGGTTTCATCGGGTGTGCACAGGACTTACAGAAAGGGCCTTTCTATACCTTACAAAAGAAATTTATGCTGAATGGGTATGTGATACTTGTTTTCAAACTAAGGAGGTTCCTCTCGTTAAATTTAAACCTTGAGAGAGACGGAATGAGGAATAAGATTTAAAAGAAACGCTAAATCATTTACCTTGATTTAGTTGTACCTACATGAGATGATGATGATAAAAAGAAGAGAACTCCGATACCGGACTCCTGTGTCTCTTTGTACTAATCATAGTGCTCACAGCAAAAGGATAAGGACAATTATGATCATTGACATTTATTTCACGGCATCAACCTGTTATCcatcattgttttgtttttttataacttatatatacattcatatatagatatatccacacataattaaatatgcatGTTATGTTCTATTAAAGAGGCTACTTCTAATTAGTGCCAAAGAAAAGGTGcccctctctctgtctctcacCCCTAAAAACATGCTCCACCTTTCCCATCTACATCGTTTCCATAGTCGATATGAAAACaagcaaaaacaacaaaaagagACCCGTGAACGAAAAACATTTTACTCAACATAGCATAACATTTTACCGccaatgatattaattattataaataataatgttgttaTTAGTACCTAAGAATGAATTTATGAAATGCttgattttgtttgtttcaagaaaaaaaaattgacttcctTTCATGAAAACatctcttccccccccccctgaCTTACTATTCAATCTGAAATCATTTATCTCtctttcttaatattattgtaGACACTccaatttactattatttttcaataatgacgcattattataatcaattttacgCATATctaatgaagaaattaatttctttgtctGTCTGTTTATCGCAAATTGGTTTTTTTGTATGAGaatcttgtaataaaaaaacatgttcaaTTCTTCTATGAATttctatcaattaattatcccCCAAGTTTTGTcgttctatatttttatttccttccattttttataatataattaaatataaacccCCTAATGTTATTGATATCAATATAATTGTACTTTAAAAGTCGAGGAAGACATCAATCCACTAAATACCAAATATGTTATCACATCTTTCGTTCTGTACAATTAACCGTCGtcataataagaatatttattgttatatgttACAAGGGAAAAAacactacaaaaatattaaataggtaCGTTATAAAATGGCATTAGGGTGTCCTTccatgggtttttttttcagctaCACAAACGCAAGAGGTAGGAGCTTATAATCCATGATCAAAACTTggaatttaaactttttatatagaaCAATATTTTACTGTAATATAGTCAAATCCTGATATAAGAAAGTCATCGTTAATCCTTTTCCtccattaattatcattcgagAATTTTTTAACGTTGCTGTTTGTGAATGCACTTTATTTGAATCCTTATAACATCTAAGAAACTTCCCATCCAacagagaatttttttattagattaaagaaatgaatatgAATCATGACAATGAGTTACACCTTGGTCATCTATTCTTGAGCTTAAGTGGTGTCACATTGGGTCCTAAATAATATTTCGGACCTATTGGAAAACGAGTAGTTAGTTGTCATAATGTAACTGTAGTGCCTTTTGTGCAGTGGCTAATAATTTGTCTAACTTCCTGAAGAAACAAAATGTGTTCTATGAATTAactactgatttaaaaaaatgtatttgatatgGTGACCCATTTCATCTGGTTATAAGATGTGTTAAACTGATAAGATGTCTATTAGAACTAGATTTTAATTTCGAGCAGAAATGCTAAATTTCGgacacaaaaatatgtttaaattctaAGTTTTTGTCGTGGATTATTTATAGGCTTTACtcaccttattttattttgatctccacacgaatttttaaatttatgcctcagttactttttttagtcaccaggattactgCAAAAGCTAAAGATCGATTCTGATAAAACTTGGTAGATTATATATGCTCACAGTAAGAAGTCAATCTAACATAATAcgttaattaaaaatgcataattgaccataactttgaaacatatTGAGTTACAGAACTCAAATTGGTGTCATTATTCAGGTTAAATGAAGACGttttatatagaattttttttttttttttttttttaaatgacgatagctctaccgagtgcccattttATTTCCGTTtcgtattattaaatttaattaaaacaatacctttcaatgttcattttttaacattttagatATACGTTTTacatatattggaaaataatccccgattttagttttttttactaatttcgtgatttctacaaaattacataaatttattaccTTTTGCGTTTTTGagtctcaaaaaaataaatggatctCATTggatttttataacataatttgtttttatattttatcatctctataaataaaaccaactattcaataaatataaataaaactgattagataatataatattatgtttgtctTAGAGGCTCTCCATAAAACTTGCCAATTTGACATCTCTCTCACTCAATCCCCCAACATCATGAGTGGAAAGGGTGACTTGAACCTTGTTGTACACATTAAACCATTCGGGATGATGGTTCATAGCATCTGCCTTGAGTGCAACTCGTGTCATGAATCCAAAGGCTTCGTTAAAGTCCTTAAATAGAAATTCCTTGTATATAGCATCCCGATTCTCCACCATTTTCCACgattttttagtcaaaagaGGTTTAAGAAGAGAGTCACGTTCTTCAGAGGTTAGTTTTgacatattcttttttaagtttaagGAACCAGTGCTATGAAAACCACAAAAGGGAATGAGATTCCAAGTTTTGGTTGTTTTACAAAAaggtagtaaaaaaaatcgttgAATAGTTATCGGATGCATACCGCTCAAGTTTGATATTGTACGTGACAGAGCAGCTAGCTCCTACTTGATGTACTCTGGTTCGAACACATAT
This window encodes:
- the LOC121123946 gene encoding uncharacterized protein isoform X2 codes for the protein MSKMGNFRVPSGSGGSQSGGGNPKKKRRTSTNTSTPVSSHSMSSDMGPPPHMMGDTMFANNPFDDIPPGMGGPGGNMNNPMNSNMGPGGMGPGMMMGPRGPMMAPGMMGPGGMMGGGMMGGPGGPMGPGGMMGPDGIMMGPNGPMSMNGPNGPMMHNGPMGPGGMGPGSMGPGGMGPGGPGGMGPGGPSGMGPGGPGGMGHGGMGPGGPGGMGPGGPGGMGPGGPGGMGPGGPGGMGPGGPGGMGPGGPGGMGPGGMGHGGMGPGGPGGMGHGGPGGMGHGGMGHGGLGGMGPGGPGGMGPGGPGGMGPGGPGGMGPGGMNQGGINHGNMGPGGSGPMGPGGIGIGPGSQGGMGPGGMGQGNMNSNMGPNGPGNGMMMNGPMGPNGPMGPPMSISGPMGSSGQMHSPMGVSGPMHSPMGVSGPMHSPMGASGPMHSPMGPNGPMHSPMGHSMHSPMPPSSTPGMTISTGPGSGSPHGSHHGSGPHTPLGPSSGGGNNGPIGVNLGPHSGGNPVCNSGPNGNNSSNNGPNGLNSNSNSNPPSNSSNHNVPMGPSSHPGVNIPMGPSSNPGMGGGPPPGPPSHGGPPSHGVPNSSPSPLSMSNDILYPPGQPMVFNPQNPNAPPIYPCGICRKEVHDNDQAILCESGCNYWFHRVCTGLTERAFLYLTKEIYAEWVCDTCFQTKEVPLVKFKP
- the LOC121123946 gene encoding uncharacterized protein isoform X1, with protein sequence MSKMGNFRVPSGSGGSQSGGGNPKKKRRTSTNTSTPVSSHSMSSDMGPPPHMMGDTMFANNPFDDIPPGMGGPGGNMNNPMNSNMGPGGMGPGMMMGPRGPMMAPGMMGPGGMMGGKERYLSPSSQSHVFSFVGGMMGGPGGPMGPGGMMGPDGIMMGPNGPMSMNGPNGPMMHNGPMGPGGMGPGSMGPGGMGPGGPGGMGPGGPSGMGPGGPGGMGHGGMGPGGPGGMGPGGPGGMGPGGPGGMGPGGPGGMGPGGPGGMGPGGPGGMGPGGMGHGGMGPGGPGGMGHGGPGGMGHGGMGHGGLGGMGPGGPGGMGPGGPGGMGPGGPGGMGPGGMNQGGINHGNMGPGGSGPMGPGGIGIGPGSQGGMGPGGMGQGNMNSNMGPNGPGNGMMMNGPMGPNGPMGPPMSISGPMGSSGQMHSPMGVSGPMHSPMGVSGPMHSPMGASGPMHSPMGPNGPMHSPMGHSMHSPMPPSSTPGMTISTGPGSGSPHGSHHGSGPHTPLGPSSGGGNNGPIGVNLGPHSGGNPVCNSGPNGNNSSNNGPNGLNSNSNSNPPSNSSNHNVPMGPSSHPGVNIPMGPSSNPGMGGGPPPGPPSHGGPPSHGVPNSSPSPLSMSNDILYPPGQPMVFNPQNPNAPPIYPCGICRKEVHDNDQAILCESGCNYWFHRVCTGLTERAFLYLTKEIYAEWVCDTCFQTKEVPLVKFKP